The region AGTAACTGAAGGGCTATGCTGCGTTCATAACGGATGCGTCACGAAGTGTTTGTGCGCCCgcattacatacaaagtcagtggatagacgaaatctttcctgtgcggcggtgcggtccgatccgcgtGTCAAGAGTGTCAAGCACACTCTCgattttgaaaatattgaactcatgcgattgtttcgcatgacgaaagctaatcagagtctttgttgacgatgacgtcaggccgtcaacacggacatcggtctgttcacccattcaaccatggagtagaagctgtgtgtgaccacccagagctgtatgacatggcctttataaccaggaccggactaggaaggatttggcgtggaggagaatcagcgaggaggtggtagtagcaggtaaaagttatcgctgtagttttcatctttgaaagttggcgctgagctaggatagcattagccgctaatcacaagggcttttttcactggtggtttatgtttatcgtcgcttcagcaggcagtgaaactcacttaGTTaaatgtgtcgctggtgggcggggcttcgcttctaATGTGCATATGACGCGAATGGGGACATTATTTGATCTTGGGAAACCTGCGGCACGTTTCCTGCGGCAGATGCCGCAGAAGaagcatttggtgtgaacgcagcactAGAGAGAATACAGCATCTATTAGAGCTAATAATAGGCCTAATTAATGATGGAATTatctgtgtttgttgttgattATTCTTTATCTCTGGCTTCATTGCTCACATGTTTTAGGTTTCCCAAAGACAGTATTTTAAGGAGAAAATGGGAACAGGCAGTGAAACGGAAAGGTTTTGTGGCAACTGATTGGTCCGTGCTCTGCAGTGAACACTTCAACGCAGATGACTTTGACAGGACGGGGCAAATTGTCCGGCTGAGACAGGGAGTCAAACCATCTGTCTTTAACTTCCCATCTTATTTACAAAAGGTATGTGTGTGATTTGGCTAAATAATTGAttcatgataaataaatgattcatgTGTCCATAAATTTTCTTTTCTGTCTGCATGTTTGGGAATTAAGTACAGTACACTTTCTGATGCTAAAATCTTTcttaaaatgttgtttatgtttcttgCATTTAGGAAGTACCatcaaggaaaacaaaaacttcGAAGAAAGCAGAAGAGAGCCTGCCAGTGGACTTGCCTCAGCCTTTCCGTAAACCTGAACCTTATTCTAATGTTGTGAGTATTTGCATGTAATATGTTTCAAACACATGAGAGCATGAAGGCCCTGGTCATATTAAAATCACTCATTTTATACACACTGAAATATATGAGTATATATTAAAACATACTGttgttgtatatacagtatgtccctGTCATTAAGACACTCATATTCAAGGTGCAAACAGTGGGTAAAAATGTGGGCCAGCTACATCAGTAAGTGATGAGTTATAAGCATCACTGTCATTTTTCATCCCTCTTTTCACTAGGACCACAATTATGCCTTGCCTGCTTCTCCCACTCTTCTCAAGGCCAAACTTAATGAAGCTCTGGCTAGAGTGGAAAGTCTGGAGCACGAGAAGAGAAACAGCAAGGACCGGGAGCGAAGGGCGAAGAGAAACATGCGTGCTCTTCTTGAGGACCTTACGGTGGCCAACAAGGGCAAACGTGCAGCAACTGATAAAACGCCAAACATTTAGTACAATGCGCAGCATATTGAGAAACGCTGCACATTCGAAAGCTAATGCAAactctgaaaaaaacaaatgaaaagacACAAACGCCCTgcaaaacaaagaaatgcacTGCAAAAAGGCAAAACAACTGCATTTACATTAAACACGCTGCAAGTAAAGAAACGAAACTCAagtgaaaaacacacaccacCACAAAACAGCTGCAAATACAGAAATGCTGCAAGTTCAGCCTGTGTTACGGAAGTTCTCCAGGCCTGTGGGGGGCGCTGTGGTACAGCTCGCGACAGAGGAAGAGACCAGAAAGTGGCATGGGAGAATGGAATTGTTAACGGGACAAAGGTGGATCAAAGTTACAAGGTAatactacatatatatatacattttgttatttttactttggtTCTAATGATTAAAGTGTCTCTATAATATGCTAGAGATTGACATAGAGCTCTATAGCGTGCTTTACATTGGCCTCTATCTGCTTTATTAAGATCCTGCCATATTTATCTCTGAGTGAATGTTTGCTCTAAATGTTTTCTAGATTCAAGGATGGGCTTTCGAGCAGCATGCTACAATATTCAGGAACCACATGTGGTCACATCTGCGACACTGGAGGTACTGTTTGAGTTTGGAGTGAGGAAGGGTCAACCTTAGGATTCTGGAGGGATTATCGACATTGCATATGCGACAGAAGGTTTACATGTATTTCAACTTTGTCATCTTTTATAAACAGAATTTGAATTGAAACAGATAATAAACTAATCCTTGTACTTTTTAAGATGGATGAACTGGACTCACTCTCTCAGACACCCTGATGTTTGTAACAGGACTGAACTCTCTGCCTCCATCCGGAATTCACCCAAGACCAAAGCTGATTTTCCAGAGGACGTGTTTTCCGTG is a window of Gouania willdenowi chromosome 13, fGouWil2.1, whole genome shotgun sequence DNA encoding:
- the LOC114474608 gene encoding THAP domain-containing protein 6-like, with the translated sequence MPEFCSAYGCSNERCVETRSRGITFHKFPKDSILRRKWEQAVKRKGFVATDWSVLCSEHFNADDFDRTGQIVRLRQGVKPSVFNFPSYLQKEVPSRKTKTSKKAEESLPVDLPQPFRKPEPYSNVDHNYALPASPTLLKAKLNEALARVESLEHEKRNSKDRERRAKRNMRALLEDLTVANKGKRAATDKTPNI